A single window of Flavobacterium aestivum DNA harbors:
- a CDS encoding nicotinate phosphoribosyltransferase, giving the protein MNPLLLTDGYKVDHKRQYPNGTTLVYSNWTPRKSRIEGIDEVVFFGLQYFLKKYIIQDFDLHFFKQPKEAVVKKYARRINNYLGENQVGTKHIEDLHDLGYIPMVFKALPEGVSVPVRVPMFTMYNTIPEFFWLTNYFETLLSAVIWLPCNSATIAKEYRKVLDKYAEETSSMPEFVDWQGHDFSMRGMGGIEAAITSAAGHLLSFTGSDTIPSIDFFEEYYNANSDTELIAGSVAATEHSVMCMGTTEGEYETFKRLICEVYPKGIVSIVSDTWDLWKVLTDYLPRLKEEIVSREGKVVVRPDSGDPVDIICGNPNGKTEQEKKGVIELLWDVFGGNVNAKGYKELAPQIGAIYGDSITVARATAICERLKAKGFASTNVVLGIGSFTYQYNTRDTFGFAMKATYGEVNGEGRAIFKDPITDDGTKKSAKGLMKIELVDGQYTLTDQVSWEEEQKGELKEVFRDGKLLIDQTLSEIRNNVKISEPQLSI; this is encoded by the coding sequence ATGAACCCACTATTATTAACAGACGGTTACAAAGTTGACCACAAAAGACAATACCCAAACGGAACAACGTTAGTATATTCTAATTGGACTCCAAGAAAATCAAGGATAGAAGGTATTGACGAGGTCGTTTTCTTCGGATTACAATATTTCCTTAAAAAATATATTATACAAGATTTTGATTTACACTTTTTCAAACAGCCAAAAGAGGCAGTGGTAAAAAAATATGCTCGTAGAATCAATAATTATTTGGGAGAAAATCAAGTGGGCACAAAACACATAGAAGATCTACACGATTTAGGATATATCCCGATGGTGTTCAAAGCCTTGCCAGAAGGAGTTAGTGTGCCTGTTCGAGTACCAATGTTTACGATGTACAATACGATTCCAGAGTTCTTTTGGTTAACGAATTATTTCGAAACCTTGCTTTCAGCAGTAATTTGGTTGCCATGTAATTCGGCTACAATTGCAAAAGAATATAGAAAAGTATTGGACAAATATGCTGAAGAAACTTCTTCAATGCCAGAATTTGTTGATTGGCAAGGACACGATTTCTCTATGCGAGGAATGGGTGGTATAGAGGCAGCAATAACATCTGCAGCTGGACACTTATTGAGCTTTACAGGTTCAGATACGATTCCATCAATTGATTTTTTTGAAGAATATTACAACGCCAATTCAGATACCGAATTAATAGCTGGTTCAGTTGCAGCAACAGAACATTCTGTAATGTGTATGGGTACAACCGAAGGTGAGTACGAAACTTTCAAAAGATTAATTTGTGAGGTATATCCAAAAGGAATTGTTTCTATCGTTTCTGATACTTGGGATTTATGGAAGGTACTAACAGATTATTTACCTCGATTAAAAGAAGAAATAGTTTCCAGAGAAGGGAAAGTAGTGGTTCGTCCGGATAGTGGAGATCCTGTTGATATTATTTGTGGTAATCCAAACGGAAAAACAGAACAAGAGAAGAAAGGGGTAATCGAATTGCTTTGGGATGTTTTCGGAGGTAATGTAAATGCAAAAGGATACAAAGAATTAGCACCACAAATTGGAGCAATTTACGGAGACAGTATTACCGTAGCAAGAGCAACTGCTATTTGTGAACGATTAAAAGCTAAAGGTTTTGCATCTACGAATGTGGTTCTTGGAATTGGGTCATTTACGTATCAATACAATACAAGAGACACTTTTGGATTTGCGATGAAAGCAACTTACGGAGAAGTAAATGGAGAAGGAAGAGCCATTTTTAAAGATCCTATTACTGATGATGGTACGAAAAAATCTGCTAAAGGATTAATGAAAATTGAATTAGTAGATGGTCAATATACTTTAACAGATCAGGTCTCTTGGGAAGAAGAACAAAAAGGTGAGTTAAAAGAA